The following proteins come from a genomic window of Thiothrix unzii:
- the hemA gene encoding glutamyl-tRNA reductase — translation MPILIVGVNHKTAPVAIREKVSFSPDAMTRALHSARQVVQESVILSTCNRTEIYVVCPPQQSVQSVVEWLAQWHSLPVSQLQPYLYLHQDEAAVRHTLRVACGLDSLVLGEPQILGQLKSALQVATEQAVTGNHLNRLMQHAFSTAKKVRTQTSIGANPISVAFAAVSLAKQIFSQLEKQTALLIGAGETIELVGKHLATNKIGHVLVANRSVDKAQKLAAEYGGKGISLQELADHLPKADIVISSTASPVPILGKGTVERALKIRKHRPMFMVDIAVPRDIEQEVAELDDVYLYTVDDLQSVIEENLQSRRAAAEQAEGMVGTETSNFMAWLRAQDHMDTIREYRARTEQTRQETLDKALALLHHGKTPEEALQFLAHTLSNKLSHDATQAMHHAARNGDHALLAHARALFNLSTTDTND, via the coding sequence ATGCCTATTCTGATCGTCGGAGTTAACCATAAAACTGCACCTGTCGCCATTCGGGAGAAAGTGTCCTTTTCGCCCGATGCCATGACGCGGGCGTTACACTCTGCCCGTCAGGTTGTGCAGGAAAGCGTGATCCTATCCACTTGTAACCGCACGGAAATTTACGTCGTATGCCCGCCACAGCAATCTGTACAAAGCGTGGTGGAGTGGCTGGCACAATGGCACAGCCTGCCAGTGAGTCAACTGCAACCTTACCTTTACTTGCATCAAGACGAAGCAGCGGTGCGCCATACCTTGCGTGTTGCCTGCGGCTTAGATTCCCTCGTATTAGGCGAACCGCAAATTTTGGGGCAACTCAAATCCGCCCTGCAAGTCGCTACCGAACAAGCCGTCACCGGCAATCACCTCAATCGCTTAATGCAACACGCCTTTTCCACCGCGAAAAAAGTACGCACTCAAACCAGCATTGGCGCGAACCCCATTTCAGTGGCATTTGCCGCCGTTAGCTTGGCGAAACAAATTTTCAGCCAGTTGGAAAAACAAACCGCATTATTAATCGGTGCGGGGGAAACCATTGAGTTGGTCGGCAAACACCTCGCCACCAACAAAATTGGCCATGTATTAGTCGCCAATCGCAGTGTCGATAAAGCGCAAAAACTGGCGGCGGAATACGGCGGCAAAGGCATTAGCCTGCAAGAGTTAGCCGACCATTTACCCAAGGCTGACATTGTAATTTCCTCCACCGCCTCGCCTGTGCCTATTTTGGGCAAAGGCACTGTCGAACGCGCCCTCAAAATCCGCAAACACCGTCCGATGTTTATGGTCGACATTGCCGTACCGCGTGACATTGAGCAGGAAGTCGCCGAACTCGACGACGTTTATTTATACACCGTCGATGATTTGCAATCGGTTATCGAAGAAAATCTGCAATCGCGCCGAGCGGCTGCGGAACAAGCTGAAGGCATGGTTGGTACCGAAACCAGCAATTTCATGGCTTGGTTACGCGCCCAAGATCACATGGATACCATCCGTGAATACCGCGCCCGCACCGAACAGACCCGCCAAGAAACGCTCGATAAAGCCCTGGCGTTATTACATCACGGCAAAACACCCGAAGAAGCCCTGCAATTTTTAGCCCACACCTTGAGCAACAAATTATCGCATGATGCCACGCAAGCCATGCACCACGCCGCCCGCAATGGCGACCACGCGCTGCTGGCTCATGCTCGCGCCCTTTTTAACCTGTCCACCACGGACACTAATGACTGA